In Hyphomicrobium denitrificans 1NES1, one DNA window encodes the following:
- a CDS encoding porin, which produces MSKYSLSALVAAGLLAGGMSVSSASAADLGGNCCADLEERIAELEATTARKGNRKVSLTVSGWVGQQVTWWDDGSDSNVYVTDLGSTLASHVKFTGQAQILPGWTAGYVLHLEAIGSDSLTTSQDVADGPNAVLLSGSTATNGVSTLQSFWFIKSDQLGKVSVGKQSQASDNTAILVDGSGSLVPANWVPFDFFSFFVRRDNGALTNLAWAGAGTWGDVNGLPTNSVRYDSPTFGGFSVSASWGEDDFWDVAARYAGEWHDFKVAVAAAYSQTSDNHNTNAFFPAGNTLQPIDTGYFQIGAYAEHVPTGLFAYGAYGHLNYGGDHWGDARSNDTWYGKAGIRQRWNPLGHTVLYGEYEHIENRNGTAFTGPVTDTGGGVTFYDSSSARLWGVGAVQEIDAAAMSLWLKYRNIDASFSGVETNSETGFGTDNFQEVTFGALINF; this is translated from the coding sequence ATGAGCAAGTATAGTCTGAGTGCCCTGGTGGCGGCAGGCCTGCTGGCAGGCGGGATGTCAGTCAGCAGCGCATCGGCAGCCGACCTCGGGGGGAACTGCTGCGCAGACCTCGAGGAACGCATCGCGGAACTCGAAGCTACGACGGCACGCAAGGGCAACCGCAAGGTCTCGCTGACGGTGTCCGGCTGGGTCGGCCAGCAGGTGACGTGGTGGGATGACGGCAGCGACTCGAACGTCTACGTGACGGATCTCGGCTCGACGCTCGCCAGCCACGTGAAGTTCACCGGCCAGGCGCAGATTCTGCCCGGCTGGACGGCCGGTTACGTGCTGCACTTGGAAGCCATCGGCTCCGACTCGTTAACGACGAGCCAAGACGTTGCCGACGGTCCGAACGCAGTCCTGCTCTCGGGCAGCACGGCAACCAATGGCGTCAGCACGTTGCAGTCGTTCTGGTTCATCAAGAGCGACCAGCTCGGCAAGGTGTCGGTCGGTAAGCAGTCGCAGGCGTCGGACAACACGGCCATCCTGGTCGACGGTTCGGGTTCGCTCGTGCCGGCCAACTGGGTGCCCTTCGACTTCTTCTCGTTCTTCGTGCGTCGGGATAACGGTGCTCTTACCAATCTCGCGTGGGCCGGCGCCGGTACCTGGGGTGACGTCAACGGCCTTCCGACGAACTCGGTCCGTTACGACTCTCCGACCTTCGGTGGCTTCTCGGTGTCGGCTTCGTGGGGTGAAGACGATTTCTGGGATGTCGCTGCTCGTTACGCGGGTGAATGGCACGACTTCAAGGTCGCAGTTGCTGCGGCGTATAGCCAGACGTCGGACAATCACAACACGAACGCCTTCTTCCCGGCGGGCAACACCCTTCAGCCAATCGATACCGGATACTTCCAGATCGGCGCCTACGCTGAGCATGTGCCGACCGGCTTGTTCGCCTACGGTGCCTATGGCCACCTGAACTACGGTGGCGATCACTGGGGCGACGCCCGGAGCAACGACACCTGGTACGGCAAGGCCGGTATCCGTCAGCGTTGGAACCCGCTCGGCCACACCGTTCTTTACGGCGAGTACGAGCACATCGAGAACCGTAACGGCACTGCGTTTACCGGACCGGTTACCGACACGGGCGGCGGTGTTACCTTTTACGACAGCTCGTCGGCACGGCTGTGGGGCGTCGGCGCGGTCCAGGAAATCGATGCCGCTGCCATGTCTCTGTGGCTGAAGTATCGCAACATCGACGCCAGCTTCAGTGGCGTCGAGACTAACAGCGAGACTGGCTTCGGAACGGACAACTTCCAGGAAGTCACCTTCGGTGCTCTGATCAACTTCTGA
- a CDS encoding glucan biosynthesis protein: MTGKLLDRRSVLGQAAMGTLALAAAKFATTAGIAEAAGETPSQPTPFNATNVNAEAKRLADQPFAKPTLDLPPPFNKLNYDQYRDIRFRPEKAIWRGEHLNFEIQPFAMGWLYDMPVDLWVVDNGAASRLVANGKLFTFGPLIGPGPEDAPYGFSGFRIHGPINRSDYFDEYAVFQGASYLRAVGRGQGYGASARGLALNTARPGGEEFPFFRTFWLEKPKPGATQITIYALLDSQSTTGAYRFVIEPGETTVMDVSVTLYPRATLPHVGIAPLTSMFLYGNATPRRSKDFRPEVHDSEGLAIVNGGDERLWRPLNNPKTLQVSAFMDNDPRGFGLWQRDRTFRSYEDLEAHYEQRPSVWVQPKGQWGEGFIELVEIPVENEIHDNVVAYWHPSKELAPGGPHVFNYRLFWGRDVPASWSGARVAKTRIGGGKKPENVLFVIDLTGPSVKDAKDLPVADVSASVGRISNVVVQRNLEISGVRVTFELTPGDAELVELRCVLKAGDQAVSETWLYRWTKP, translated from the coding sequence ATGACAGGCAAATTACTCGATCGGCGGTCGGTTCTTGGGCAGGCCGCAATGGGAACCCTTGCGCTGGCGGCGGCGAAATTTGCCACGACCGCAGGCATTGCCGAAGCGGCAGGGGAGACGCCGTCGCAGCCAACCCCGTTCAATGCAACGAACGTCAATGCCGAGGCGAAGCGTCTCGCCGACCAACCGTTCGCCAAGCCGACCCTCGACCTGCCGCCGCCCTTCAATAAACTCAACTACGACCAATATCGCGATATCCGATTTCGACCGGAAAAGGCGATCTGGAGGGGCGAGCATCTCAACTTCGAAATTCAACCCTTCGCGATGGGCTGGCTTTACGATATGCCCGTCGACCTGTGGGTCGTCGACAATGGGGCCGCCTCCCGCCTTGTCGCCAATGGCAAACTTTTTACCTTCGGACCTCTGATCGGCCCGGGTCCCGAAGATGCGCCGTACGGCTTCTCCGGATTTCGCATACACGGACCCATCAATCGCTCCGACTATTTCGACGAGTACGCCGTATTTCAAGGCGCAAGCTATCTGCGCGCCGTCGGCCGGGGGCAAGGCTACGGTGCCTCGGCGCGCGGGCTGGCTCTCAATACGGCGCGCCCCGGTGGCGAAGAATTCCCGTTCTTTCGGACATTCTGGCTTGAAAAACCAAAGCCGGGTGCAACCCAGATCACGATTTATGCGTTGCTGGATAGTCAGTCGACGACCGGGGCGTACCGGTTCGTCATCGAACCGGGAGAGACGACCGTTATGGATGTGTCGGTGACGCTGTATCCCCGCGCCACGCTTCCCCATGTCGGAATCGCGCCTTTGACGAGCATGTTTCTCTATGGAAACGCGACGCCGCGTCGTTCGAAGGATTTCCGCCCGGAAGTTCACGACAGCGAAGGCCTGGCAATCGTCAATGGCGGGGATGAGCGCTTATGGCGTCCGCTGAATAATCCGAAAACACTGCAAGTCAGTGCCTTCATGGACAATGACCCGAGAGGCTTCGGATTGTGGCAGCGTGACCGTACGTTCCGCAGCTACGAGGATCTCGAAGCTCATTATGAGCAGAGGCCGAGCGTCTGGGTGCAACCCAAGGGACAGTGGGGCGAAGGATTTATCGAGCTGGTCGAAATCCCGGTCGAGAACGAAATTCACGACAATGTCGTCGCCTATTGGCATCCGTCGAAGGAGTTAGCTCCCGGAGGGCCGCACGTTTTCAACTACAGGCTTTTCTGGGGCAGGGACGTTCCCGCCTCGTGGTCGGGTGCGCGCGTCGCTAAGACGCGTATCGGTGGCGGCAAAAAACCCGAGAACGTGCTTTTTGTCATCGATTTGACAGGTCCTTCGGTCAAAGATGCGAAGGATTTGCCCGTGGCTGACGTTTCGGCGAGTGTCGGCCGGATTTCAAATGTCGTCGTGCAACGCAATCTTGAGATTTCCGGTGTTCGAGTGACGTTCGAGCTGACGCCCGGCGACGCCGAACTCGTCGAGTTGCGGTGCGTTTTGAAAGCTGGCGATCAGGCGGTTTCGGAGACTTGGCTTTATCGATGGACGAAGCCGTAA
- the mdoH gene encoding glucans biosynthesis glucosyltransferase MdoH, with translation MARDAGPWWHLPSPAPLDMPEQDFGERVALVGEPRRRGYWVPRTAIFAGAAALTAAFAHELFSILAFVVITPVQFLFLILSTIAFGWIAVGSLSAALGFLPLFAGERPDTIDPPPPTDPLTSRIALLFPVYHEEPTRIAGAIEAMARELEALGRSGNFDVFVLSDTRGDDDGGREADVYRALAQEIKSVLPVYYRRRLQNTARKAGNIADWVSRFGAGYDTFVILDGDSVMDGRTLVSLALAMEADPKAGLIQTVPRIAGGETLLQRLQQFACNTYGPAVSAGLAFWHRDQGNYWGHNAIIRTAAFASAAGLPDLPGRKPFGGHIMSHDFVEAVLLQRAGYGVHMMPSLEGSYEGMPPNIIDIVARDRRWAQGNLQHLAIVSQPGLTPMGRLHLGMGAASYLISAVWALSLVVGMILALQGQQMIPSYFRDAKTLFPIWPIIDPGAALRLFLATLVVVLLPKFLGLILAWKEARARNDFFGAVRVTIGVFIETIYSMLIAPIFMLTQTVGAAEILAGLDSGWKPQNRDDGVLSFDDAMWFSRWHTLIGLIAGIIAWTVSPGLLAWMAPVILGLVLAGPVSWITSLKAGAIERWALATNVDLSPPAVLIDAGHRASNWARRAATPGGLSMQPEAAAA, from the coding sequence GTGGCACGCGACGCGGGACCTTGGTGGCATTTGCCGTCACCTGCACCGCTCGATATGCCGGAGCAGGACTTCGGTGAGCGCGTCGCTCTTGTCGGCGAGCCGCGGCGGCGCGGCTACTGGGTGCCTCGCACGGCGATCTTCGCGGGTGCCGCGGCGCTGACGGCAGCATTTGCTCACGAACTCTTCAGCATCCTGGCGTTCGTCGTGATTACGCCGGTGCAGTTCCTGTTTCTCATCCTGTCGACGATTGCATTCGGCTGGATTGCCGTCGGCAGCCTGAGCGCGGCTCTCGGCTTCCTGCCGTTATTCGCGGGCGAGCGCCCCGACACGATCGATCCGCCGCCGCCGACAGATCCGCTCACGTCGCGCATTGCGCTGCTCTTTCCCGTTTATCACGAGGAGCCGACCAGGATCGCCGGCGCGATCGAAGCCATGGCGCGCGAACTCGAGGCTCTTGGGCGTTCCGGGAATTTCGACGTCTTCGTTCTTTCCGACACGCGCGGAGACGACGATGGCGGCCGTGAAGCCGACGTCTATCGGGCGCTTGCGCAGGAAATCAAGTCCGTCCTTCCCGTCTACTATCGTCGGCGGTTGCAGAATACGGCCCGCAAAGCGGGCAACATCGCCGACTGGGTCAGTCGTTTTGGCGCCGGCTACGACACCTTCGTCATTCTCGACGGCGACAGCGTGATGGACGGCCGTACGCTCGTTTCGCTGGCACTTGCGATGGAGGCCGACCCGAAGGCCGGCCTCATTCAGACCGTTCCCCGTATTGCAGGTGGCGAGACATTGCTGCAGCGGCTGCAACAGTTCGCCTGCAATACCTACGGACCAGCGGTTTCTGCCGGCTTAGCATTCTGGCATCGCGACCAGGGCAACTACTGGGGCCACAACGCCATCATCCGCACGGCGGCGTTCGCCTCGGCTGCAGGGCTTCCCGACCTCCCCGGTCGCAAGCCGTTCGGCGGTCACATCATGAGCCACGACTTCGTCGAAGCGGTCCTGCTGCAGCGCGCCGGCTATGGCGTGCACATGATGCCCTCGCTCGAAGGGTCCTATGAAGGCATGCCGCCGAACATCATTGATATCGTGGCGCGCGACCGACGGTGGGCGCAGGGAAACCTTCAGCACCTCGCAATCGTATCGCAACCCGGCCTGACCCCAATGGGACGTCTGCATCTCGGCATGGGCGCGGCCTCCTACCTCATCTCGGCAGTCTGGGCGTTGTCGCTGGTAGTCGGCATGATCTTGGCGCTGCAAGGCCAGCAGATGATCCCGAGCTATTTCCGCGATGCCAAGACACTGTTTCCAATCTGGCCGATTATCGATCCCGGCGCTGCGCTCCGGCTTTTTCTCGCGACGCTGGTCGTCGTGCTCCTGCCGAAGTTTTTAGGGCTTATCCTCGCCTGGAAGGAAGCGCGCGCCCGGAATGACTTTTTCGGTGCCGTGCGTGTGACCATCGGCGTCTTCATCGAGACGATCTACTCGATGCTGATCGCGCCGATCTTCATGCTGACGCAAACAGTCGGCGCTGCGGAAATTCTAGCGGGGCTCGATTCCGGCTGGAAGCCGCAGAATCGAGATGACGGCGTGCTGTCGTTCGACGATGCGATGTGGTTCTCGCGCTGGCATACCCTGATCGGCTTGATCGCGGGCATCATCGCGTGGACGGTATCGCCGGGGCTTCTGGCGTGGATGGCGCCAGTCATTCTCGGCCTTGTGCTGGCCGGGCCGGTCAGCTGGATAACGTCGCTCAAAGCCGGGGCGATCGAGCGTTGGGCGCTGGCAACGAACGTCGACCTTTCGCCGCCGGCCGTTCTAATCGATGCGGGGCACCGGGCGAGCAACTGGGCGCGCCGCGCTGCAACGCCGGGCGGTCTTAGCATGCAGCCCGAAGCGGCCGCAGCCTAG
- a CDS encoding YcjF family protein has translation MTFENDVPPPRKPRVFKPDDIVVETEGNDVARGIGAVTARRAARVQSRHLTVTDINRGFRFGGILLSAMAALASLAAGLWFARFVSVALERQDWVGWLAFGLMSIIIVALIGIVLRELIGFRRLARLAKLRALVKTATAKPDRASERAAVNALLAHYRGRADLAWGLARVRDHLGDVLEPNELLRLADRELLHPIDGEARRVILKSGKRVATVSALSPIMWVAMGFVLVENIRMFRSIAGLYGGRPGVLGALRLARLVVAHVIATGGIAMTDDLLGQFVGQDVLRRLSRRLGEGAFNGALTARLGVVAVEVTRPLPYLDAEPLRVREIFSELVRSLRGSEKADKA, from the coding sequence ATGACCTTCGAGAACGATGTCCCGCCGCCGCGCAAACCGCGCGTCTTCAAACCCGACGACATCGTCGTCGAGACCGAAGGTAATGACGTTGCGAGAGGTATCGGTGCAGTCACCGCACGGCGAGCGGCGCGGGTGCAATCACGTCATTTGACAGTCACCGACATCAATCGCGGATTCCGCTTCGGCGGCATCCTTTTATCCGCGATGGCCGCGCTGGCATCGTTGGCCGCGGGGCTCTGGTTCGCCCGCTTCGTCTCGGTTGCGCTCGAACGCCAGGATTGGGTGGGCTGGCTGGCATTCGGGCTGATGTCGATCATTATCGTCGCTTTGATTGGCATCGTGCTCAGGGAATTGATCGGATTTCGACGGCTTGCCCGGCTTGCCAAACTTCGAGCGTTGGTCAAAACGGCGACCGCAAAACCCGATCGCGCAAGCGAACGCGCGGCGGTCAATGCTTTGCTTGCCCATTATCGCGGCCGGGCCGATCTGGCCTGGGGACTGGCTCGCGTAAGGGATCATCTAGGCGACGTTCTCGAGCCTAACGAGCTGCTTCGCCTTGCCGACCGCGAATTGCTGCACCCCATCGACGGCGAAGCCCGGCGCGTCATTCTGAAATCCGGCAAGCGTGTCGCAACAGTCTCGGCATTGTCGCCGATCATGTGGGTCGCGATGGGGTTTGTGCTTGTCGAGAACATCAGAATGTTCCGTTCGATTGCCGGGTTGTATGGCGGCCGGCCGGGCGTGCTCGGAGCCTTGCGTCTCGCCCGCCTCGTCGTCGCGCATGTGATCGCGACCGGCGGCATCGCAATGACGGACGATCTTCTCGGTCAGTTCGTAGGACAGGACGTTCTTCGTAGATTATCCCGCCGCCTTGGCGAGGGGGCCTTCAATGGAGCGTTGACGGCGCGCCTTGGAGTCGTTGCGGTCGAGGTGACGCGCCCCCTGCCTTACCTCGATGCCGAGCCTTTGCGGGTGCGCGAAATCTTCAGCGAGCTTGTGCGCTCGCTCAGAGGTTCGGAGAAAGCCGACAAAGCCTAG